The Tenebrio molitor chromosome 5, icTenMoli1.1, whole genome shotgun sequence genome has a segment encoding these proteins:
- the Acsl gene encoding long-chain-fatty-acid--CoA ligase 4 isoform X6: protein MYLGDMDGVGITLAIGALKALAFVYDVLTFPVYVMLQRPWRARALGRRVKGVIIATETDQPKTDVSIDMKGNDFTNNSTERPPKPYKAKPITKDTKSITYRSTTEPGPVHITMLQEKIDTMAKMFDYVSRTYPNRKCLGTREILAEEDEVQPNGRVFKKYNMGGYRWKTFAEVNMLAENFGKGIRELGNNPGQNVAIFAETRAEWMIAAHGIFKQNIPLVTIYATLGDEAIAHGLNETEVTTVITSYELMPKFKKILAMVPKVTTLIYMEDQLKQLDEDGYQNGIEIIKFSDVLKRGASSQIVGVPPKSDDIAIIMYTSGSTGVPKGVILLHKNLIATLKAFCDSTAIYPTDVMIGFLPLAHVFELLVESVCLLTGVPIGYSSALTMIDSASKIKRGTKGDATVLHPTCMTSVPLILDRISKSIQEKVSKGGTVKKILFKFAYDYKVSWARRGYSTPLIDKVVFGPIKAILGGRMRLVLSGGAPLSPETHEQMNACLCATIIQGYGLTESTSCATVQDFYDKVYGRVGATTTVCDIKLVNWEEGNYRVTNKPFPQGELILGGDNMSAGYYKMPEKTAEDFTESDGRRWFRTGDIGEIHPDGVVKIIDRKKDLVKLQAGEYVSLGKVEAQLKTCPLIDNICVYGDSTKEFCVALVVPNQQQLKDLALKKGIGALSFEELCQSPEVERVVIGELNDHGKKSKLEKFELPAAVKLVTEVWSPDMGLVTAAFKLKRKDIQERYKHEINRMYAS, encoded by the exons ATGTATCTCGG ggACATGGATGGGGTTGGGATCACGTTGGCCATCGGAGCCTTGAAGGCCCTGGCTTTCGTGTACGACGTCCTCACGTTCCCCGTCTACGTTATGCTCCAAAGGCCTTGGCGCGCTCGGGCGCTCGGTAGAAGAGTTAAG GGCGTTATTATTGCCACTGAGACTGATCAGCCAAAGACAGATGTAAGCATAGATATGAAAGGAAACGATTTTACTAACAACTCAACCGAACGACCACCCAAACCGTACAAG GCCAAACCGATCACGAAAGACACCAAGAGCATCACATACCGATCGACCACCGAGCCTGGTCCCGTCCACATCACAATGCTCCAGGAGAAGATCGACACTATGGCGAAGATGTTCGATTACGTTAGCAGAACCTACCCGAACAGGAAGTGTCTGGGCACCAGAGAGATCCTCGCCGAGGAAGACGAAGTGCAGCCGAACGGTCGCGTCTTCAAGAAG TACAACATGGGCGGGTACAGGTGGAAGACCTTCGCCGAGGTGAACATGCTGGCGGAGAATTTCGGCAAAGGGATTCGCGAGTTGGGCAACAATCCGGGCCAAAACGTGGCCATCTTCGCCGAGACCAGAGCCGAGTGGATGATCGCGGCGCACGGGATCTTCAAGCAAAACATCCCGCTGGTCACGATCTACGCCACGCTCGGCGATGAAGCCATAGCGCACGGTCTCAACGAGACGGAGGTCACCACGGTTATCACCAGTTACGAGCTGATGCCCAAATTCAAGAAGATCTTGGCGATGGTGCCCAAAGTGACCACGCTCATCTACATGGAGGACCAGCTGAAGCAGCTCGACGAAGACGGCTACCAGAACGGCATCGAGATCATCAAGTTCAGCGACGTTCTGAAGCGAGGAGCCAGTTCGCAGATCG TTGGCGTGCCCCCGAAGAGCGACGACATCGCCATCATCATGTACACGAGCGGTTCGACCGGCGTCCCCAAAGGCGTCATCCTCCTGCACAAGAATCTGATCGCGACCTTGAAGGCGTTCTGCGACTCCACCGCCATCTATCCGACTGACGTGATGATCGGTTTCCTGCCGTTGGCCCACGTATTCGAGTTGTTGGTCGAGAGTGTTTGTTTACTAACCGGCGTACCGATAGGTTATTCGAGCGCTCTGACAATGATCGATTCCGCCAGCAAGATCAAAAGAGGGACCAAGGGAGATGCCACGGTCTTGCACCCCACTTGCATGACCAGCGTTCCA CTCATCCTCGACAGGATATCCAAGAGTATTCAGGAGAAGGTGAGCAAAGGTGGCACCGTCAAGAAGATTTTGTTCAAATTCGCCTACGACTACAAAGTGAGCTGGGCGAGGCGAGGCTATTCGACTCCCCTGATCGACAA GGTTGTGTTCGGACCGATCAAGGCGATTCTCGGGGGTCGCATGAGACTGGTCTTGTCTGGTGGGGCACCTCTGTCGCCTGAAACCCACGAACAAATGAACGCCTGTCTCTGCGCAACCATCATCCAAGGCTACGGTTTGACGGAGTCCACGTCCTGCGCAACTGTGCAAGATT TTTACGATAAGGTGTACGGCCGCGTCGGAGCCACCACCACCGTTTGTGATATTAAATTAGTCAATTGGGAAGAGGGGAACTACCGGGTGACGAACAAGCCGTTCCCCCAGGGCGAGCTCATCTTAGGAGGCGACAACATGAGCGCCGGATACTACAAGATGCCCGAGAAGACCGCCGAAGATTTCACGGAATCGGACGGCAGGAGGTGGTTCAGAACGGGTGACATCGGCGAGATACACCCGGACGGAGTCGTCAAGATAATCG ATCGCAAGAAGGATCTGGTGAAGCTGCAAGCCGGCGAGTACGTCAGTTTGGGCAAAGTGGAGGCCCAGCTGAAGACATGTCCGCTGATCGACAACATCTGCGTGTACGGCGACTCGACGAAAGAGTTCTGCGTGGCGTTGGTGGTGCCCAACCAGCAACAACTCAAGGATCTAGCTTTGAAGAAGGGAATCGGTGCGTTGTCGTTCGAGGAGTTGTGCCAGTCGCCGGAAGTGGAGCGCGTTGTCATCGGGGAACTGAACGATCACGGGAAAAAGA GCAAGTTGGAGAAGTTCGAGCTGCCGGCGGCGGTCAAGCTGGTGACGGAGGTGTGGTCGCCGGATATGGGCCTGGTCACGGCCGCGTTCAAACTCAAGAGGAAAGACATCCAAGAACGTTACAAGCACGAAATCAACAGGATGTATGCCTCCTGA
- the Acsl gene encoding long-chain-fatty-acid--CoA ligase 4 isoform X4 has protein sequence MFWALYAKVHPDMDGVGITLAIGALKALAFVYDVLTFPVYVMLQRPWRARALGRRVKGVIIATETDQPKTDVSIDMKGNDFTNNSTERPPKPYKAKPITKDTKSITYRSTTEPGPVHITMLQEKIDTMAKMFDYVSRTYPNRKCLGTREILAEEDEVQPNGRVFKKYNMGGYRWKTFAEVNMLAENFGKGIRELGNNPGQNVAIFAETRAEWMIAAHGIFKQNIPLVTIYATLGDEAIAHGLNETEVTTVITSYELMPKFKKILAMVPKVTTLIYMEDQLKQLDEDGYQNGIEIIKFSDVLKRGASSQIVGVPPKSDDIAIIMYTSGSTGVPKGVILLHKNLIATLKAFCDSTAIYPTDVMIGFLPLAHVFELLVESVCLLTGVPIGYSSALTMIDSASKIKRGTKGDATVLHPTCMTSVPLILDRISKSIQEKVSKGGTVKKILFKFAYDYKVSWARRGYSTPLIDKVVFGPIKAILGGRMRLVLSGGAPLSPETHEQMNACLCATIIQGYGLTESTSCATVQDFYDKVYGRVGATTTVCDIKLVNWEEGNYRVTNKPFPQGELILGGDNMSAGYYKMPEKTAEDFTESDGRRWFRTGDIGEIHPDGVVKIIDRKKDLVKLQAGEYVSLGKVEAQLKTCPLIDNICVYGDSTKEFCVALVVPNQQQLKDLALKKGIGALSFEELCQSPEVERVVIGELNDHGKKSKLEKFELPAAVKLVTEVWSPDMGLVTAAFKLKRKDIQERYKHEINRMYAS, from the exons ATGTTCTGGGCGCTTTACGCCAAAGTCCATCC ggACATGGATGGGGTTGGGATCACGTTGGCCATCGGAGCCTTGAAGGCCCTGGCTTTCGTGTACGACGTCCTCACGTTCCCCGTCTACGTTATGCTCCAAAGGCCTTGGCGCGCTCGGGCGCTCGGTAGAAGAGTTAAG GGCGTTATTATTGCCACTGAGACTGATCAGCCAAAGACAGATGTAAGCATAGATATGAAAGGAAACGATTTTACTAACAACTCAACCGAACGACCACCCAAACCGTACAAG GCCAAACCGATCACGAAAGACACCAAGAGCATCACATACCGATCGACCACCGAGCCTGGTCCCGTCCACATCACAATGCTCCAGGAGAAGATCGACACTATGGCGAAGATGTTCGATTACGTTAGCAGAACCTACCCGAACAGGAAGTGTCTGGGCACCAGAGAGATCCTCGCCGAGGAAGACGAAGTGCAGCCGAACGGTCGCGTCTTCAAGAAG TACAACATGGGCGGGTACAGGTGGAAGACCTTCGCCGAGGTGAACATGCTGGCGGAGAATTTCGGCAAAGGGATTCGCGAGTTGGGCAACAATCCGGGCCAAAACGTGGCCATCTTCGCCGAGACCAGAGCCGAGTGGATGATCGCGGCGCACGGGATCTTCAAGCAAAACATCCCGCTGGTCACGATCTACGCCACGCTCGGCGATGAAGCCATAGCGCACGGTCTCAACGAGACGGAGGTCACCACGGTTATCACCAGTTACGAGCTGATGCCCAAATTCAAGAAGATCTTGGCGATGGTGCCCAAAGTGACCACGCTCATCTACATGGAGGACCAGCTGAAGCAGCTCGACGAAGACGGCTACCAGAACGGCATCGAGATCATCAAGTTCAGCGACGTTCTGAAGCGAGGAGCCAGTTCGCAGATCG TTGGCGTGCCCCCGAAGAGCGACGACATCGCCATCATCATGTACACGAGCGGTTCGACCGGCGTCCCCAAAGGCGTCATCCTCCTGCACAAGAATCTGATCGCGACCTTGAAGGCGTTCTGCGACTCCACCGCCATCTATCCGACTGACGTGATGATCGGTTTCCTGCCGTTGGCCCACGTATTCGAGTTGTTGGTCGAGAGTGTTTGTTTACTAACCGGCGTACCGATAGGTTATTCGAGCGCTCTGACAATGATCGATTCCGCCAGCAAGATCAAAAGAGGGACCAAGGGAGATGCCACGGTCTTGCACCCCACTTGCATGACCAGCGTTCCA CTCATCCTCGACAGGATATCCAAGAGTATTCAGGAGAAGGTGAGCAAAGGTGGCACCGTCAAGAAGATTTTGTTCAAATTCGCCTACGACTACAAAGTGAGCTGGGCGAGGCGAGGCTATTCGACTCCCCTGATCGACAA GGTTGTGTTCGGACCGATCAAGGCGATTCTCGGGGGTCGCATGAGACTGGTCTTGTCTGGTGGGGCACCTCTGTCGCCTGAAACCCACGAACAAATGAACGCCTGTCTCTGCGCAACCATCATCCAAGGCTACGGTTTGACGGAGTCCACGTCCTGCGCAACTGTGCAAGATT TTTACGATAAGGTGTACGGCCGCGTCGGAGCCACCACCACCGTTTGTGATATTAAATTAGTCAATTGGGAAGAGGGGAACTACCGGGTGACGAACAAGCCGTTCCCCCAGGGCGAGCTCATCTTAGGAGGCGACAACATGAGCGCCGGATACTACAAGATGCCCGAGAAGACCGCCGAAGATTTCACGGAATCGGACGGCAGGAGGTGGTTCAGAACGGGTGACATCGGCGAGATACACCCGGACGGAGTCGTCAAGATAATCG ATCGCAAGAAGGATCTGGTGAAGCTGCAAGCCGGCGAGTACGTCAGTTTGGGCAAAGTGGAGGCCCAGCTGAAGACATGTCCGCTGATCGACAACATCTGCGTGTACGGCGACTCGACGAAAGAGTTCTGCGTGGCGTTGGTGGTGCCCAACCAGCAACAACTCAAGGATCTAGCTTTGAAGAAGGGAATCGGTGCGTTGTCGTTCGAGGAGTTGTGCCAGTCGCCGGAAGTGGAGCGCGTTGTCATCGGGGAACTGAACGATCACGGGAAAAAGA GCAAGTTGGAGAAGTTCGAGCTGCCGGCGGCGGTCAAGCTGGTGACGGAGGTGTGGTCGCCGGATATGGGCCTGGTCACGGCCGCGTTCAAACTCAAGAGGAAAGACATCCAAGAACGTTACAAGCACGAAATCAACAGGATGTATGCCTCCTGA
- the Acsl gene encoding long-chain-fatty-acid--CoA ligase 4 isoform X7 has product MDGVGITLAIGALKALAFVYDVLTFPVYVMLQRPWRARALGRRVKGVIIATETDQPKTDVSIDMKGNDFTNNSTERPPKPYKAKPITKDTKSITYRSTTEPGPVHITMLQEKIDTMAKMFDYVSRTYPNRKCLGTREILAEEDEVQPNGRVFKKYNMGGYRWKTFAEVNMLAENFGKGIRELGNNPGQNVAIFAETRAEWMIAAHGIFKQNIPLVTIYATLGDEAIAHGLNETEVTTVITSYELMPKFKKILAMVPKVTTLIYMEDQLKQLDEDGYQNGIEIIKFSDVLKRGASSQIVGVPPKSDDIAIIMYTSGSTGVPKGVILLHKNLIATLKAFCDSTAIYPTDVMIGFLPLAHVFELLVESVCLLTGVPIGYSSALTMIDSASKIKRGTKGDATVLHPTCMTSVPLILDRISKSIQEKVSKGGTVKKILFKFAYDYKVSWARRGYSTPLIDKVVFGPIKAILGGRMRLVLSGGAPLSPETHEQMNACLCATIIQGYGLTESTSCATVQDFYDKVYGRVGATTTVCDIKLVNWEEGNYRVTNKPFPQGELILGGDNMSAGYYKMPEKTAEDFTESDGRRWFRTGDIGEIHPDGVVKIIDRKKDLVKLQAGEYVSLGKVEAQLKTCPLIDNICVYGDSTKEFCVALVVPNQQQLKDLALKKGIGALSFEELCQSPEVERVVIGELNDHGKKSKLEKFELPAAVKLVTEVWSPDMGLVTAAFKLKRKDIQERYKHEINRMYAS; this is encoded by the exons ATGGATGGGGTTGGGATCACGTTGGCCATCGGAGCCTTGAAGGCCCTGGCTTTCGTGTACGACGTCCTCACGTTCCCCGTCTACGTTATGCTCCAAAGGCCTTGGCGCGCTCGGGCGCTCGGTAGAAGAGTTAAG GGCGTTATTATTGCCACTGAGACTGATCAGCCAAAGACAGATGTAAGCATAGATATGAAAGGAAACGATTTTACTAACAACTCAACCGAACGACCACCCAAACCGTACAAG GCCAAACCGATCACGAAAGACACCAAGAGCATCACATACCGATCGACCACCGAGCCTGGTCCCGTCCACATCACAATGCTCCAGGAGAAGATCGACACTATGGCGAAGATGTTCGATTACGTTAGCAGAACCTACCCGAACAGGAAGTGTCTGGGCACCAGAGAGATCCTCGCCGAGGAAGACGAAGTGCAGCCGAACGGTCGCGTCTTCAAGAAG TACAACATGGGCGGGTACAGGTGGAAGACCTTCGCCGAGGTGAACATGCTGGCGGAGAATTTCGGCAAAGGGATTCGCGAGTTGGGCAACAATCCGGGCCAAAACGTGGCCATCTTCGCCGAGACCAGAGCCGAGTGGATGATCGCGGCGCACGGGATCTTCAAGCAAAACATCCCGCTGGTCACGATCTACGCCACGCTCGGCGATGAAGCCATAGCGCACGGTCTCAACGAGACGGAGGTCACCACGGTTATCACCAGTTACGAGCTGATGCCCAAATTCAAGAAGATCTTGGCGATGGTGCCCAAAGTGACCACGCTCATCTACATGGAGGACCAGCTGAAGCAGCTCGACGAAGACGGCTACCAGAACGGCATCGAGATCATCAAGTTCAGCGACGTTCTGAAGCGAGGAGCCAGTTCGCAGATCG TTGGCGTGCCCCCGAAGAGCGACGACATCGCCATCATCATGTACACGAGCGGTTCGACCGGCGTCCCCAAAGGCGTCATCCTCCTGCACAAGAATCTGATCGCGACCTTGAAGGCGTTCTGCGACTCCACCGCCATCTATCCGACTGACGTGATGATCGGTTTCCTGCCGTTGGCCCACGTATTCGAGTTGTTGGTCGAGAGTGTTTGTTTACTAACCGGCGTACCGATAGGTTATTCGAGCGCTCTGACAATGATCGATTCCGCCAGCAAGATCAAAAGAGGGACCAAGGGAGATGCCACGGTCTTGCACCCCACTTGCATGACCAGCGTTCCA CTCATCCTCGACAGGATATCCAAGAGTATTCAGGAGAAGGTGAGCAAAGGTGGCACCGTCAAGAAGATTTTGTTCAAATTCGCCTACGACTACAAAGTGAGCTGGGCGAGGCGAGGCTATTCGACTCCCCTGATCGACAA GGTTGTGTTCGGACCGATCAAGGCGATTCTCGGGGGTCGCATGAGACTGGTCTTGTCTGGTGGGGCACCTCTGTCGCCTGAAACCCACGAACAAATGAACGCCTGTCTCTGCGCAACCATCATCCAAGGCTACGGTTTGACGGAGTCCACGTCCTGCGCAACTGTGCAAGATT TTTACGATAAGGTGTACGGCCGCGTCGGAGCCACCACCACCGTTTGTGATATTAAATTAGTCAATTGGGAAGAGGGGAACTACCGGGTGACGAACAAGCCGTTCCCCCAGGGCGAGCTCATCTTAGGAGGCGACAACATGAGCGCCGGATACTACAAGATGCCCGAGAAGACCGCCGAAGATTTCACGGAATCGGACGGCAGGAGGTGGTTCAGAACGGGTGACATCGGCGAGATACACCCGGACGGAGTCGTCAAGATAATCG ATCGCAAGAAGGATCTGGTGAAGCTGCAAGCCGGCGAGTACGTCAGTTTGGGCAAAGTGGAGGCCCAGCTGAAGACATGTCCGCTGATCGACAACATCTGCGTGTACGGCGACTCGACGAAAGAGTTCTGCGTGGCGTTGGTGGTGCCCAACCAGCAACAACTCAAGGATCTAGCTTTGAAGAAGGGAATCGGTGCGTTGTCGTTCGAGGAGTTGTGCCAGTCGCCGGAAGTGGAGCGCGTTGTCATCGGGGAACTGAACGATCACGGGAAAAAGA GCAAGTTGGAGAAGTTCGAGCTGCCGGCGGCGGTCAAGCTGGTGACGGAGGTGTGGTCGCCGGATATGGGCCTGGTCACGGCCGCGTTCAAACTCAAGAGGAAAGACATCCAAGAACGTTACAAGCACGAAATCAACAGGATGTATGCCTCCTGA
- the Acsl gene encoding long-chain-fatty-acid--CoA ligase 4 isoform X5: MFVDDKADMDGVGITLAIGALKALAFVYDVLTFPVYVMLQRPWRARALGRRVKGVIIATETDQPKTDVSIDMKGNDFTNNSTERPPKPYKAKPITKDTKSITYRSTTEPGPVHITMLQEKIDTMAKMFDYVSRTYPNRKCLGTREILAEEDEVQPNGRVFKKYNMGGYRWKTFAEVNMLAENFGKGIRELGNNPGQNVAIFAETRAEWMIAAHGIFKQNIPLVTIYATLGDEAIAHGLNETEVTTVITSYELMPKFKKILAMVPKVTTLIYMEDQLKQLDEDGYQNGIEIIKFSDVLKRGASSQIVGVPPKSDDIAIIMYTSGSTGVPKGVILLHKNLIATLKAFCDSTAIYPTDVMIGFLPLAHVFELLVESVCLLTGVPIGYSSALTMIDSASKIKRGTKGDATVLHPTCMTSVPLILDRISKSIQEKVSKGGTVKKILFKFAYDYKVSWARRGYSTPLIDKVVFGPIKAILGGRMRLVLSGGAPLSPETHEQMNACLCATIIQGYGLTESTSCATVQDFYDKVYGRVGATTTVCDIKLVNWEEGNYRVTNKPFPQGELILGGDNMSAGYYKMPEKTAEDFTESDGRRWFRTGDIGEIHPDGVVKIIDRKKDLVKLQAGEYVSLGKVEAQLKTCPLIDNICVYGDSTKEFCVALVVPNQQQLKDLALKKGIGALSFEELCQSPEVERVVIGELNDHGKKSKLEKFELPAAVKLVTEVWSPDMGLVTAAFKLKRKDIQERYKHEINRMYAS, translated from the exons ATGTTTGTAGACGACAAAGC ggACATGGATGGGGTTGGGATCACGTTGGCCATCGGAGCCTTGAAGGCCCTGGCTTTCGTGTACGACGTCCTCACGTTCCCCGTCTACGTTATGCTCCAAAGGCCTTGGCGCGCTCGGGCGCTCGGTAGAAGAGTTAAG GGCGTTATTATTGCCACTGAGACTGATCAGCCAAAGACAGATGTAAGCATAGATATGAAAGGAAACGATTTTACTAACAACTCAACCGAACGACCACCCAAACCGTACAAG GCCAAACCGATCACGAAAGACACCAAGAGCATCACATACCGATCGACCACCGAGCCTGGTCCCGTCCACATCACAATGCTCCAGGAGAAGATCGACACTATGGCGAAGATGTTCGATTACGTTAGCAGAACCTACCCGAACAGGAAGTGTCTGGGCACCAGAGAGATCCTCGCCGAGGAAGACGAAGTGCAGCCGAACGGTCGCGTCTTCAAGAAG TACAACATGGGCGGGTACAGGTGGAAGACCTTCGCCGAGGTGAACATGCTGGCGGAGAATTTCGGCAAAGGGATTCGCGAGTTGGGCAACAATCCGGGCCAAAACGTGGCCATCTTCGCCGAGACCAGAGCCGAGTGGATGATCGCGGCGCACGGGATCTTCAAGCAAAACATCCCGCTGGTCACGATCTACGCCACGCTCGGCGATGAAGCCATAGCGCACGGTCTCAACGAGACGGAGGTCACCACGGTTATCACCAGTTACGAGCTGATGCCCAAATTCAAGAAGATCTTGGCGATGGTGCCCAAAGTGACCACGCTCATCTACATGGAGGACCAGCTGAAGCAGCTCGACGAAGACGGCTACCAGAACGGCATCGAGATCATCAAGTTCAGCGACGTTCTGAAGCGAGGAGCCAGTTCGCAGATCG TTGGCGTGCCCCCGAAGAGCGACGACATCGCCATCATCATGTACACGAGCGGTTCGACCGGCGTCCCCAAAGGCGTCATCCTCCTGCACAAGAATCTGATCGCGACCTTGAAGGCGTTCTGCGACTCCACCGCCATCTATCCGACTGACGTGATGATCGGTTTCCTGCCGTTGGCCCACGTATTCGAGTTGTTGGTCGAGAGTGTTTGTTTACTAACCGGCGTACCGATAGGTTATTCGAGCGCTCTGACAATGATCGATTCCGCCAGCAAGATCAAAAGAGGGACCAAGGGAGATGCCACGGTCTTGCACCCCACTTGCATGACCAGCGTTCCA CTCATCCTCGACAGGATATCCAAGAGTATTCAGGAGAAGGTGAGCAAAGGTGGCACCGTCAAGAAGATTTTGTTCAAATTCGCCTACGACTACAAAGTGAGCTGGGCGAGGCGAGGCTATTCGACTCCCCTGATCGACAA GGTTGTGTTCGGACCGATCAAGGCGATTCTCGGGGGTCGCATGAGACTGGTCTTGTCTGGTGGGGCACCTCTGTCGCCTGAAACCCACGAACAAATGAACGCCTGTCTCTGCGCAACCATCATCCAAGGCTACGGTTTGACGGAGTCCACGTCCTGCGCAACTGTGCAAGATT TTTACGATAAGGTGTACGGCCGCGTCGGAGCCACCACCACCGTTTGTGATATTAAATTAGTCAATTGGGAAGAGGGGAACTACCGGGTGACGAACAAGCCGTTCCCCCAGGGCGAGCTCATCTTAGGAGGCGACAACATGAGCGCCGGATACTACAAGATGCCCGAGAAGACCGCCGAAGATTTCACGGAATCGGACGGCAGGAGGTGGTTCAGAACGGGTGACATCGGCGAGATACACCCGGACGGAGTCGTCAAGATAATCG ATCGCAAGAAGGATCTGGTGAAGCTGCAAGCCGGCGAGTACGTCAGTTTGGGCAAAGTGGAGGCCCAGCTGAAGACATGTCCGCTGATCGACAACATCTGCGTGTACGGCGACTCGACGAAAGAGTTCTGCGTGGCGTTGGTGGTGCCCAACCAGCAACAACTCAAGGATCTAGCTTTGAAGAAGGGAATCGGTGCGTTGTCGTTCGAGGAGTTGTGCCAGTCGCCGGAAGTGGAGCGCGTTGTCATCGGGGAACTGAACGATCACGGGAAAAAGA GCAAGTTGGAGAAGTTCGAGCTGCCGGCGGCGGTCAAGCTGGTGACGGAGGTGTGGTCGCCGGATATGGGCCTGGTCACGGCCGCGTTCAAACTCAAGAGGAAAGACATCCAAGAACGTTACAAGCACGAAATCAACAGGATGTATGCCTCCTGA